A segment of the candidate division WOR-3 bacterium genome:
CCCCCAAAACGACCTCCAGACAGAGTCAACATTACTGGCACAGAGGGATCAACCTACTTGACAGCCAGTCCGAATTGGTTACAATGTTATATGTCATTTGTTAAACGGAATGCAGATATAAGACATATAAAAGGACAGCCCACGGAACGTTCTTTAATCGGTGCACTACGCGCTCGTGCGGAAAAAACCGCACGTAAGGAGGAACGTGAATAAAAGGGTGCTCGTGATAAACGGCTCGACCAGGGAGAACGGTAACACCGACGCCGTTCTCAGATCTTTTATGCAAGGTGTCAGTGAGGGCGGTCTCAACGTGCGTGAGGCTGTACTCCGCAACCTTACAGTAAACAACTGTGTCGGGTGCTGCAAGTGTCAGAAAGAAAAGAAGTGCAACTTTCAGGACGACATGACCGAACTACGCGATATGGTCATAAAGTCAGACGTCCTTGTTTTCGCTTCACCGATTTACTGGTGCGAAATCACCGGTTTGATGAAAACATTCATTGACCGGTTATATTTCTTTCACCATAAAGAAAACAGCAACCTGGTTGCCGGCAAGAAGGCACTGATAATCACCACGCTCGGCGAAAAAGATGCAGCGTACGAATCTCAGGTTCTCGTCGATTTCTATAAACGATTCTTCCACTCCCTTCAAATTGAAATTCTCGACGTGCTGTCATTTCCTGATCTGATGGAAAAAGAAGCGAACGTAAAGAAACCCGAGTATTCGCAAACAGCCTACAAGGCCGGTAAGAAGCTCTCCGGAACTATTTGACCGCTGGTGAAAGAATTCCTGGTTATTTAGCTTATCTGTAAGGGAGGCCGAATGCATTTTGTATTATTGTTTTTTGTTCTATCAAACGCAGAAAGATCAGTGGAGGTCAGATTCACCGAGACGGCTCCGCAAATCGATGGCATCATTGAAGACGTCTGGCAGCAGGCTGACAGCGCTTACGATTTTGTACAGCATATACCATACGAAAAGACCGCGCCGACAGAACGAACCGTCGTCTATGTTCTCCAGGATCATAACAACCTGTATTTTGCGTTCCGCTGCTATGCCGATAAACACGCGCCCGTAGCCTGTTTCACTACGGATGAGGATTATGTCCGGGTGAGCATCGATCCGTTCGGCAGCAAAACGACAGGTTATTATTTTCTGGTCTTCGCGAGCCAGCTTTTCTGGGATGGCTGGATATTCGATGACGGCCGGACCTATGATGATTCCTGGGAAGGTATTTGGTACCGCGATGTGAAGGTCTATGATGACCGGCTCGATGTCGAGATCAGAATTCCCTTCAAATCCATCCGCTACAAAAAGGGACTATCAGAGTGGGGTATTCAATTCTTTCGTCACCAGGCGCATAACCGTGAAGACGATTACTGGACCGAAGTCTTGCAGGGCGAAGGCGACATGGTGTCCCGCTGGGGAACGCTCAA
Coding sequences within it:
- a CDS encoding flavodoxin family protein, translating into MNKRVLVINGSTRENGNTDAVLRSFMQGVSEGGLNVREAVLRNLTVNNCVGCCKCQKEKKCNFQDDMTELRDMVIKSDVLVFASPIYWCEITGLMKTFIDRLYFFHHKENSNLVAGKKALIITTLGEKDAAYESQVLVDFYKRFFHSLQIEILDVLSFPDLMEKEANVKKPEYSQTAYKAGKKLSGTI